cattcgtgacaacaaaaaggcttctctccggTATGGGTTCTCATGTGTGTTCTGAGATTAGatgtatttctaaaacttttattacatttttgacaataaaagggcttctctccggtatgagttctcatgtgttcgTTAAGATGAGACatatttctaaaacatttgcaacatttttgacagtaaaagggCTTCTCACCGGTATGAGTTCTCACGTGCGATTTGAGATTAGATGCTTGACTAAaccttttgtcacattcttgaCAATAGAAAGGCTTCTCTCCGGTATGAGTTCTCGTGTGCATTTTGAGGTAACATatatgactaaaacttttatcacattcttgacaataaaaaggcttctctccggTATGAGTCAGAAGGTGCTTTTTGAGACTAGATGCATaagtaaaacttttatcacattctttacagtaaaaaggcttctctcttgCATGAATTCTCATATGAGTTGTTAACTGGGACAAGTGATGaaaacttttaccacattcttTACAAACATGAGGTCTTCCATCAGACTTAGCTCTCGTGTGGGCAGACACATTGTGTGCaataatttttccttcatcagaCTTAATAGAGGgaagtctcttttcttttttcttctccatcaAAGTATCaatctcctgcttcagatcaagctgctctttatcctgactgatgcagatGTGTTCATGCTCC
This Oryzias melastigma strain HK-1 linkage group LG2, ASM292280v2, whole genome shotgun sequence DNA region includes the following protein-coding sequences:
- the LOC112138469 gene encoding gastrula zinc finger protein XlCGF57.1-like — protein: MKQGEKEPSQIKEEQEKPEPPWVKEEHEHICISQDKEQLDLKQEIDTLMEKKKEKRLPSIKSDEGKIIAHNVSAHTRAKSDGRPHVCKECGKSFHHLSQLTTHMRIHAREKPFYCKECDKSFTYASSLKKHLLTHTGEKPFYCQECDKSFSHICYLKMHTRTHTGEKPFYCQECDKRFSQASNLKSHVRTHTGEKPFYCQKCCKCFRNMSHLNEHMRTHTGEKPFYCQKCNKSFRNTSNLRTHMRTHTGEKPFCCHECDKSFSQASSLNSHMRTHTGEKPFYCQKCYKYFRNMSHLNEHMKSHTGEKPFNCHKCKKSFRNTSHLKVHMRTHTGEKPFCCQECDKSFCQTSNLKAHMRTHTREKLFCCQECDKSFSHVSHLKVHMRTHTGEMPFCCQECDKSFRQSSNLKSHMRTHTREKPIYCEEFDNSFSHSSSLKSTL